From Pantoea vagans:
CATATGCTGCGTACCCGGAAGATTCCGTTTATCCAGAGTCGTGCCACTTTACCGGTGATGCTGACCACGCTGGCGGTGATGGCGCTGGGCATCCTGATCCCGTTCTCACCGCTGGGTGCGATGGTGGGTCTGGTGCCGCTGCCATGGCAATATTTCCCGTGGCTGGTGCTGACGCTGTTCAGCTACTGCCTGGTGGCGCAGGGCATGAAACGTTTCTATATCCGTCGGTTTGGTCAGTGGTTCTAGGGAGGCAAAGATGAAAAAAGGCAGGCTCGATACGGTATTTGTCGGCGTGATGATCATCGGCTTAACTCTGATTGCGCTGACGGTCATCGTTAGATGAAAGGATTGTAATAGTGCGATAGTTAAGAGGCAGCGAGGCAACTCGCTGCCTTTTTTCTAATCTTCGTCGCGCTCACGGCTGGCGCGCTGGCGTTCGTAGTATTCATCTTCTGCGGTGATGATCTCATCCATCAGCGAATCCATATCCACCACGCGCTCTTCTTCGACAAACTGTCCGGTCAGCGGTGTTTCAGGAGTCAGTTTGCCATCTTCATACAGTTGCCAGATCTCTTTGGCATAGCGCGTCTTCAGCAGCGCCGGAGCAAACTGACCGTAGTAGGAGGTGATGTTGTCTACGTCACGTTCGAACATCGACTCAGCATGGTTATTGGCTGCCGCATCGACCGCCTGTGGCAGGTCGATAATCACCGGGCCCTGATCGTCCAGCAGCACGTTGAACTCGGATAAGTCACCATGGACGATACCGGCACAGAGCATACGCACGATGTTGCGGATCATGGTGTGGAAGTCGGTAATCGCCTCCTCTTCGGAGAGCGTGACGTCGCTGAGGCGCGGCGCGACAGAGCCATTGGCGTCGGTCACCAGCTCCATCAGTAACACGCCGTCAATGCAGAGATAAGGCTGAGGCACGCGAACACCGGCGTTCGCCAGGCGGAACAGGGCGTCTACTTCGGCAGTCTGCCAGGACTCCTCCTGCTGCTTACGGCCAAACTTCGTGCCTTTCTGCATGGCGCGGGCGTTACGGCTGTTGCGGGTTTTACGTCCTTCCTGATACTGCACCGCCTGCTTGAAGCTACGCTGGGTCGCTTCTTTATAAACTTTGGCGCACTGCACTTTACCGCTGCAAAGCACGGTATAGACGTCTGCTTCTTTGCCGCTTTTCAGCCGCTGCAGCACATCGTCAATGAGGCCGTCATCGACCAGGGGCTGGATTCTGTTTGGGATTTTCATGCGGCTTTATACCTTATTTCACCCGCTTTTCGTATCACTTTGCGATGATGGAAAACATTGGCAATGACTGAACAAAGTATCTGATTCTACCCTGGAAAGACGCGTTGTGGGGATGAACCTTGATGCGTTGCGCTTTTGACCTTTGTTTTATCATAAACAACGGATTAGGCGGGAGAGCAGGGCGGTTTTATCTGCCAGAGATTCGCTTTTTCACGGCACCGGGCAGCATCATGTCAGAGTGATGTGCCTGAATAGCAGGCGGATGCGGGCATAAAGGCCGAAATCCTGCTCAAAGAATCCCGGCCTGCCTGCGGGATTACTTCAGGCCTTTAAGCACTTTAACCGTGCTTTCGATGTCGATCTCATCTTCGGAGAAGATCAGCGTCGTTCCCTGGAAAGTGGTCACCGCCAGCTTTTTCAGCGAGCGCATCTCACTGGCGTTCGGGTCAGACTTCGGACGGATATTATTCAGCAACAGGCCCACTGAGAGCACCGCGTTCTCTTTATCGACACCCGCATCAACCGGGACTTCTTCGTTGTAAACCAGGTAAGATTTAATCGAAGTGATCTTCAGCCGCTCGCCTGCGATATAGATATATTTGCTGGTTGGCGCGACTTTCACCGCATAGGCGGACAAGCCTTTGTTGTTGGTGGTGGGTTCGAATGTCACCGCCGCATCTTTCTTAATCAGATCAGGATTGGCGACTTTAATCACATGAAAATAGCGGTTATCACCGTTTTCATCTTTGATAAAGCCAAAACCTTTATCTTCAAACCAGGTTGTGATCGTTCCGTTCATCGCCATTTCTGCCTGCTTAATCTACTCAGTTTTTTACAGCGCGCAGTGTAAAACACAATGCCTGCGCAGACTATATAAGTCTGGATGATAATTTACGGCCGGGCAAGAGGCTGGGGCGGATGCCCGACGCGGAGGTGAATGCGGTAGTCAGAAAGGTTAACCGGCGGACGGCGCAATGCTCGTCTGCCGGTGCGTATCTCTTACTCATTGCCCCAGCGGTTCAGGAACTCGGCGATATCATCAATACGCTGCTCATCGATACCCGCTTCGCGCGCCATATCCTGCTGCGACTCTTCACTGATCTCTTCGTTATTCATCAGACGGGTAATCAGCAGCTGGAAGTAATGCGCCAGCGGAGTACGCTCTGCTTCGCTGACCGGCTTAGCCGCCTCCGTCGCGTACTCATCTGCGACATCATAATATTTGAGAGAAATTTCGTTATTCATAAGGGGATCCGCAGAGTTGAAAGTAAGTAGCGACCGGATTCTGACCCGGCTTGTGGAGGTATTATTTCGTGTTTAGGTTGGGGCTGTAAAGGGGAACAGGATGCCCGGTTCTGACTAGAGAACCAGTGGCGGTAGCTGTCTGAAGGTGCTGACTAAACCCTCTCCCCAGCCTTTTCGGATAGTCGTGAAGTACGGGTGGTCTTCGGTAATGCGGTATTGCCGGGCATCGCTGAAGCTATCACACGGGTAGATCATCACGTCGAGCGGCAGACCAACGGACAGATTGCTGCGCAGGGTCGAATCCAGTGAAATCAGCGCGCATTGCATCGCCTGCTCCAGAGACATGTCGTAGTGCAGCACCCGGTCAATAATCGGTTTGCCGTACTTGCTTTCACCAATCTGGAAATAGGGCGTATCGCGGGTGGCTTCGATGAAATTACCCTGTGGGTAAATATGGAACAGACCAATATCATCCCCGTTGATTTGCCCGCCGAGCAGCAGGTTGCAACTGAAGTCTGTCGTGCTGCCATTCTGTTGCGCCTCACTGTCACGCTGGATCACCTCACGAACCGTCTCGCCTATCAGCGACGCGGCCTCATAGAGGCTGGATACATTCAGCAGATTGGGACAATCGGCATTCCTGCTGCGGTATCGCAGCAAGCTGATGATACTTTGCGTGGTCGCCAGATTACCGGCGGTCTGAAGCACCAGCGTACGATCGCCGTCCTGATGAAACACGTGCAGTTTACGGAAGGTGGAAATATGATCCACGCCAGCATTGGTACGTGAATCGGATGCAAAGACCAGCCCGGATGACAGGCGCATGGCCACACAATAGGTCATACCACACTCCCCTCAAAAAAAGATTTGCACGCCATCAGCGTGTATGAAGTTTTCACCATCAGCAAGTCGCGATTTACATCATTTGTACGGCAGCAATCGCGCACATATCTTCGTATCCCCCGCCAATCCGTAAACCGCGCACCGGACAGGCATCCAGGTAATCAATGCCGACGGCAAGCTTAAGATGTTGATCAGGGATACGGGTGTTGTTGGTGACGTCAAAGCAGTGCCAGCGGTCTTCTACCCAGACTTCGGCCCAGGCATGCGTGGCGACATGGGTAGAATCTTTGCTGTGCAGGTAACCGCTGACATAGCGTGCCGGTATATTCAGGCTACGACAGCAGCTCAGAAAGACATGCGTATGATCCTGGCAGACGCCGGTACGGGCGGCGAAAGCCTCCGCGGCACTGTCGGTCACCAGGGTAGAACCTGGGGTGTAAGGCATCCTGAGCAGCAGGTCTGCCATCAGGTTTTCCAGGGCGGCCAGAATCGCCTGAGGCTGATGATAACGCAGGGCAAACGCCTGAATCGCTGCATCGGGCTGGGTCAACGGGCTATGGCGCAGGAAGACCAGCGGCGACAGATGCCCCTGAGCCTGATCTTCAATGCCGTGTTTAATCTCGACCACGCCATGTGCCTGAATGGTGATGGACTCATGCGGTTCATCGAGTGTCAGAACATGCATGATGTTGCCGAAGGCATCCGTGGTGCAGACCGCCTTCTCCGGCAAGGTCAGTTGCCAGGAAAGTATGCGTTGATGAGGCGATTCCTGAGGCGTCAGACGCAGGTACTGGATACTCCGTTGCACTGCCTGGTCGTAGCGATAGTGCGTGTTGTGCTCAATGCTAAGTTTCATTGCGCCTCCAGATACGTGTGATGAATACTTTCGGCGATCTCGTTGACCTGGGCGAGAAAGGCTTCCAGCCAGTTGTTCAGCCCGATTCTGTTCAGGTCTTTCATGGAACTGAAGCGCAGCTCGGCGTGCAGGATATGCGCCAGGCGGCGTGGCGGATTTGCACGGCCCCCAATCAGCTCCAGTTGCTGAACCATGTCGTTAATACACGCCAGCAACGAACGCGGCAGCTCGTTGCGCAGGATCATCAGTTCGGCGATAGTCTCCCGGCTCAGTGGCTGCTTATAAATACTATGGTAGGCTTCGCGCGCGCTCACCGCCTGCAGCAGTGTGTCCATGCGGTAATATTCGCGCACCGGGTCGTCATCAATGTCCATCAGTCGGTTTTTCACCTCCAGCAGACGGGCGGTGCCATCAGCCCGTTCCAGCAGCGTCCCCAGGCGGATAAAGTGCATCGCATCGCTGCGGAGCAGGGTACCGAACATGGCACCGCGGAACAGATGAGAGCGCTCTTTGACCCAGTCAAAGAAGGCGTCGGCACCGTCTGAGCCGATGCCCTGACGGCGTATCGATTTCATCCCGATCCAGGTGGCATTGATACACTCCCAGACTTCGGATGACAGGCTGCCACGCACCGCATGCGCGTTGTTCCAGCCCATCTGCAGGCAACTGAAAATGCTGCTGTGATTCCGGTTATCCAGAGCGAAAAAACTGACCAGATTAGGCATTGTCAGTGTCGGGTAGGTCTCAGCATACAGCCCGCTGGTGCTGGTCAGGTTGAGCGGTACCAGCAGATCATGCGTACCCCCGTTACGGATTGGCATCATCGACAGCTTGTTGGTGACGTCCAGCACCCGGGCGATATTTTCTGCCCGCTCCAGATAGCGGGCCATCCAATAGAGTTCACTGGCTGTCCGGCTCAGCATAGATCATCCTCCAGTACCCAGGTGTCCTTGGTTCCGCCGCCCTGAGATGAATTGACGACCAGCGATCCTTCCGTCAATGCGACGCGGGTAAGCCCGCCGGAAACCAGTCGGATCTCCGCGCCACTGAGCGCAAAGGGCCGGAGATCGATATGACGTGGTGCCAGACCGTCGTTGACAAACGTGGGGCAGGTGGACAACGCCAGCGTGTTTTGCGCGATGTAATTCTGCGGACGCGCCAGCAACAGGTCACGGAAGTGGGCAAGCTCAGCTTTGCTCGCGGCGGGGCCAATCAACATGCCGTAACCCCCAGCGCCATGAACTTCTTTCACCACCATTTTTTCGAGGTTGGCCAGCACATACGACAGCTCATTTTTATGCCTGCACTGCCAGGTTGGGACGTTGTTGAGGATCGGTTCTTCCTGCAGATAAAAGCGCACCATATCCGGTACGTAGGGGTAGATAGATTTGTCATCAGCCACGCCCGTGCCGATGGCATTGGCCAGAACAACATTGCCAGCCCGGTAAACCGACAGCAGTCCTGGCACGCCGAGCATGGAGTCCGGGCGGAACGCCAGCGGATCGAGGAAGGCGTCGTCAACCCGACGATAGATCACATGCACTCTGCATGGCCCGGCGGTCGTGCGCATAAACAGCATGCCATCCTTCACAAACAGATCGGCGCTTTCAACCAGCTCAACGCCCATTTGCTGGGCCAGGAAGCTGTGTTCGAAGTAAGCGCTGTTAAAGCGGCCTGGGGTTAATACCACCACGGTGGGATCGTTGACGGGTGAGCTTTCGCGCAGCGTTTGCAGCAGATGCGACGGATAGCGTTCTACGGGCGCAATGCGTTGCTGGGCAAACAGTTCCGGATAGAGCCGCATCATCATCTTACGGTTCTCCAGCATGTAGGAGACGCCGGAGGGGGTACGCAGGTTATCTTCCAGGACGTAATATTCGCCATCACTGTTGCGCACCATATCCACGCCGATAATGTGTGCGTAGATGTTACGGTGGAGATCAACACCCTGCATGCAGGGCTGATACTGTTCGTTAGCCAGAACCTGTTCTGCCGGAATGACGCCCGCTTTCAGAATGTGTTGTTCATGGTAGATATCGTAGAGAAAGGCATTGAGCGCCTGCACACGCTGGCGAATGCCGGCATCGAGCATGGCCCACTCGGCGGCCGGGATAATACGTGGCACGCTGTCGAACGGGATCAACCGTTCAGCACCATTATCGTCATCGTAGACATTGAAGGTAATCCCTACCCGGTGAAACAAAAGGGCGGCTTCTTCCCGCTTGCGCTGTACCGCCTGGTGATCGGCCTGCTGCAGCCATTGCCAGTAGGCGGCGTAGTGGTCACGGTGTTCACCTTCAGCCAGAAGCATCTCATCAAAAAAGGGTGAAGCGGAGAGATTGATATTCAGCATCGTCACCTCGCAGACGTTAAAGGCTGTCAGTCTATCCAAGCATAAAGTGTGCCAGCCTCAGAAGAAGCGGAACGGTGCAACGCCGTGATAGTGCAAGGGTTAAAGCACTTTTTTGGTGCATGCGCAGAGCAGCAATGTCTTAATATGGCGCTTAGTCTTTCGTGGTGAACAACAAAATGGTCATGGCTCAGGCGTCTTAAGCCCATTAATGCTTGCGCTCAGCCGGTAAGGGTAATATGCGGGATTTTATCGATCTGCCGGGCGTGCTCGGGCTGGTCAATCTGGAAAAAGTTATCGCCGCGCAGCCGGATGTCCATCTGGTCAGCGGCGCCAGGGCGCCGAAAGCGGGCGATCCACTACCCGCCGGTTTAGTGCCGGGCACGCAGACTACTGCAGAACTGGCGATTGCCAGCCTGAAGCTGCTGCTGGCGCGTAAAGGTATCAGCACGCTGAAAGCGGTTGAAGCCGGTCGCAGTTTTGGCATCTGGTACCATTCCTCCTGTAACGTGCTGGCCGTGCAGTTCTTCGCCAGGGTGTTTTATCCGCAGCAGTTTAGCGCTCCCGATGCGTAACAAACACAAAAACAACGCTATAACCCGTTCCTCGCCGTCAAACCGACCGGCACTTACTGGACAAAATAAAAGGAACTTTGCCCCGGCTGCCGGGGCGTTTTAATTCACGGAGAGAAGAGAATGAAGATCAGCGGATGGTCACTGTCTCCGCTA
This genomic window contains:
- a CDS encoding PA4780 family RIO1-like protein kinase, coding for MKIPNRIQPLVDDGLIDDVLQRLKSGKEADVYTVLCSGKVQCAKVYKEATQRSFKQAVQYQEGRKTRNSRNARAMQKGTKFGRKQQEESWQTAEVDALFRLANAGVRVPQPYLCIDGVLLMELVTDANGSVAPRLSDVTLSEEEAITDFHTMIRNIVRMLCAGIVHGDLSEFNVLLDDQGPVIIDLPQAVDAAANNHAESMFERDVDNITSYYGQFAPALLKTRYAKEIWQLYEDGKLTPETPLTGQFVEEERVVDMDSLMDEIITAEDEYYERQRASRERDED
- a CDS encoding transglutaminase family protein; this translates as MKLSIEHNTHYRYDQAVQRSIQYLRLTPQESPHQRILSWQLTLPEKAVCTTDAFGNIMHVLTLDEPHESITIQAHGVVEIKHGIEDQAQGHLSPLVFLRHSPLTQPDAAIQAFALRYHQPQAILAALENLMADLLLRMPYTPGSTLVTDSAAEAFAARTGVCQDHTHVFLSCCRSLNIPARYVSGYLHSKDSTHVATHAWAEVWVEDRWHCFDVTNNTRIPDQHLKLAVGIDYLDACPVRGLRIGGGYEDMCAIAAVQMM
- a CDS encoding circularly permuted type 2 ATP-grasp protein yields the protein MLNINLSASPFFDEMLLAEGEHRDHYAAYWQWLQQADHQAVQRKREEAALLFHRVGITFNVYDDDNGAERLIPFDSVPRIIPAAEWAMLDAGIRQRVQALNAFLYDIYHEQHILKAGVIPAEQVLANEQYQPCMQGVDLHRNIYAHIIGVDMVRNSDGEYYVLEDNLRTPSGVSYMLENRKMMMRLYPELFAQQRIAPVERYPSHLLQTLRESSPVNDPTVVVLTPGRFNSAYFEHSFLAQQMGVELVESADLFVKDGMLFMRTTAGPCRVHVIYRRVDDAFLDPLAFRPDSMLGVPGLLSVYRAGNVVLANAIGTGVADDKSIYPYVPDMVRFYLQEEPILNNVPTWQCRHKNELSYVLANLEKMVVKEVHGAGGYGMLIGPAASKAELAHFRDLLLARPQNYIAQNTLALSTCPTFVNDGLAPRHIDLRPFALSGAEIRLVSGGLTRVALTEGSLVVNSSQGGGTKDTWVLEDDLC
- a CDS encoding YmjA family protein, producing the protein MNNEISLKYYDVADEYATEAAKPVSEAERTPLAHYFQLLITRLMNNEEISEESQQDMAREAGIDEQRIDDIAEFLNRWGNE
- a CDS encoding proteasome-type protease, with product MTYCVAMRLSSGLVFASDSRTNAGVDHISTFRKLHVFHQDGDRTLVLQTAGNLATTQSIISLLRYRSRNADCPNLLNVSSLYEAASLIGETVREVIQRDSEAQQNGSTTDFSCNLLLGGQINGDDIGLFHIYPQGNFIEATRDTPYFQIGESKYGKPIIDRVLHYDMSLEQAMQCALISLDSTLRSNLSVGLPLDVMIYPCDSFSDARQYRITEDHPYFTTIRKGWGEGLVSTFRQLPPLVL
- a CDS encoding alpha-E domain-containing protein, whose translation is MLSRTASELYWMARYLERAENIARVLDVTNKLSMMPIRNGGTHDLLVPLNLTSTSGLYAETYPTLTMPNLVSFFALDNRNHSSIFSCLQMGWNNAHAVRGSLSSEVWECINATWIGMKSIRRQGIGSDGADAFFDWVKERSHLFRGAMFGTLLRSDAMHFIRLGTLLERADGTARLLEVKNRLMDIDDDPVREYYRMDTLLQAVSAREAYHSIYKQPLSRETIAELMILRNELPRSLLACINDMVQQLELIGGRANPPRRLAHILHAELRFSSMKDLNRIGLNNWLEAFLAQVNEIAESIHHTYLEAQ
- a CDS encoding cold-shock protein; protein product: MAMNGTITTWFEDKGFGFIKDENGDNRYFHVIKVANPDLIKKDAAVTFEPTTNNKGLSAYAVKVAPTSKYIYIAGERLKITSIKSYLVYNEEVPVDAGVDKENAVLSVGLLLNNIRPKSDPNASEMRSLKKLAVTTFQGTTLIFSEDEIDIESTVKVLKGLK